From the genome of candidate division KSB1 bacterium:
CCGGCACGTCGATGGCGGATTCGCGCAGTTGCAGGCTGACGCGCGTGGTGTCACCGGCCGTCACGCGCAACACCGCACTCATGCCGGCGACGTAGCCGATCAAGGAGGCGCGCACCCGATAATTGCCCGGCGGCACCCCGCGAATGACGAATCGGCCGTCACTATCCGAGATGGTGCCCATGCTCGTCCCTTCGACCATGAGATTGACCCCGGGCAGCGCCTCCTGAGTCGTCGCTTCGCGCACGCTGCCGGCGATCACACCGCGCGCCGCCGGTGTTTGCCCCTCGAGCGTGGCGCCGCTGCCGAGCAGCAGCACGGACAGGAGAGGCAGCAACCGCTTGGGTAAACGTTCCATGAGATTCGTCCCTGAATGATGGTATGGCAAAGCCTTCCCGCGATCGTCTGATTGATGCCATGAGCGCCCGATCCGCCGCCTGGTCGCTGTGATGCGGGTCATGGCAGGATGGGGGAAGGCGGCGAGAGCCGCGCGAAGTCAGCAATGATGTCGACGCCGGTGAGCATTTTCTTGCCGGGCACCGTGACACTGGCGGGCGCCGTGAAGCTGCCGTCCCGGCTGTAAACGCCCAGGGTGTCCAGGCCGCTGTAATCGCTGCTGGCAAACTTTTTTCTGGGTTTCCACGCCAGCACCACCCATTCATAAGTGCCGGGCGCCAGCGTGAGGGTGTAATCGTAAGTGGAAACGAAGCGCGGCAGGGTATCGCTGAAAACCGGGGGATTCAGGGCAATTTCAAAAACCGAAGCGGGCATTTTTCTGAACACCGCCACTCGCACCCATTCCGTGGTATCCGGCCATGCTCCCACATAAGTGATGCGCCCGGAAATGCCCTCGCGAATGGGGGCCAGCCCGTGATCCGTGCACGCGGGAACAATCATGATGATGACAACCAAGCCGAGTGGGAGCAGCGCGATGGCGTGCTTGCGCATGGGTTTCCCTCACAGAAATAAGCGGTTCATCCTGCGGGAGCAGGGCAAGCTCTGGGATGGTTCGAATGTTTGCCCGCACCGCCACGGTCTGCCGCCGCAAGATCACTCAAAAATTTTGACTCAAATTACAGCATGCGATCATTATTGTCAACGGCGAAAACGGCCGCGGCAAATCAAAAGGGGGGAGGGAACGGTCACCGCGAAGATTTTGAACCACGCAAGCCACCAAGAGTGTGAGGGAAAAGCTGTTGTCTCCAGGCAGGGCTGCCTGCTCTGCTCCACACCTTTCCTAAGGGATGACGCCGTGGCACGGGAGGAAACGCGGCAATCCGGTCGCCGGCGCCATTCGTATTTCCAAGGCATCATCCTGTTTCTCATTTTGGAAAGGATCAAAACATGACACCCGTTTTCGCCACGGCCGGTGGCTGCCACGGCCGATTCCGCCTCTGGTGGCAGCTTCTGCCGGCCGCGCTGTGTTTGTTCCCGCTTTGTTCCGTCCTGGGCGCGGCCGGCGGGCCGGATCACAGTCTGTTCACTGCAATTTTGCGTGATCACGTCCGCGCGGGCGCGGTCAATTATCGCGCCCTGAAAGAGGATGCGCGTCTGCCACAATACCTCGCCATGCTGCAGCAAACCGATCCCGCCGTCCTCACCGTCCGCCGTGAGCGGCTGGCGTTCTGGTTGAATGCCTACAATGCCTTCACGCTGCACTACGTGATCAGCAAGTATCCCGTCAAAAGCCTGATGAACAAGCTCGCTTATGCCACCGGCGGCGGCACGTTCAAGACCAAATTCATCACCATCAACGGCGTCAAATATTCGCTCAACGACATCGAAAACGACATTATCCGGCCGATGGGAGACCCGCGCATTCATTTGGCACTCGTGTGCGGCGCCAAAAGCTGTCCACCCCTGCGTGCCGAAGCCTATGTCGCCGACCGCCTGGAGGAACAGCTCGAGGAGCAGGGGCGTCTTTTTCTCAGCCAGCCCGAAAAAAACCGTTTCGACTTCACCAACAACGAAATCCATCTTTCAAAAATCTTCGACTGGTTCAAGGATGATTTTCGCAAGCAGGGTGGCAGCGAACTCGATTTCATCGCCCGGTTTTTGCCCGCGGAGCAGGCGGAGCTGCTGCGTGCCCGCGCCGCGACCATCAAGGTCAAATACACCGAGTATGATTGGAGTCTGAACGAGTAATTGCATCCTCCCAGCCGCCGGACAACAGCGCTCACCCTCGATCAGGAGCAAGACATGACCGACCCGCTCGACAAGCCACAGCCGCTTGCCGTTTCGATCATCATCCCGACCTGGAACGAAGCCGGGCAGATTGCGGACCTGGCCGGCTCTCTCGCCGGCCAGCCGGGCGTCGAATTGATTTTTGTCGATGGCGGCAGCAACGACGGCACCTGGCAGAAGATTGCAGAGATGAAGCACCGCTTGCCCGGCATTCATCTGCTGCACGCACCGCGCAGCCGCAGCCGCCAGATGAATGCGGGTGCGCGGTTGGCCCGCGGCGAGTGGTTGCTTTTTTTGCATGCGGACACGAAGCTGCCTCTTGCGTCTCTGCAGGCTTTTCTGCAAACTGCCGCCCAGGACACCCGGCTGGTCGCCGGTGCCTTCCGCTTTCGCGTGACACATCCGCGGCGTGTGTATCGCTATCTCGAATGGTATGTCGCCTTGCGCTGCCGGCTGTTGAAGCTGCCGTATGGTGACCAAGCCTTGTTCGTCAAACGGCAGGTGTTCGCCAAAAGCGGCGGATTCCGCGAGGATTTCCCGCTGATGGAGGATCTCGAATTCGTCCGGCGCCTGAACCGCGCACCGGGCTTTCGCGTGTTGTCCGCACCGGTCTATACTTCGGCACGACGTTATGAGGCCGAGGGTTTTTGCAAGCGGGGCTGGAATAATTTGCGGTTGCAGTTTCTTTATGCCTGCGGTGTACCGCCAGTGCGGCTGGCGGCGGATTACTGGAAGAGTGCAGGAGGTTCACAGCCAATTTTCGCGGAGCAAAGCATGCCCACTGTCCAGCCAGTCGAGCAGGGAAGCACAAACGCCAACATTCACGGCACCGGCCAACAGTGGCCCGGCGCCGCGGAATGCAAAGCCAGAACCTGGAGTCGGTTGTCGCCGCATTTGCGCACCCCCGAGCAATGGCTGGGGCGCCGCAAAGCGATCGGCTGTGTCTCGCTTGAAATCACCCAGCGCTGCAATCTCGACTGTGAACTGTGTTATCTCAGTGAAATGAGCGAGGCCACCCTCGACCCGCCGCTGGTGGCGCTCGAGCAGCGCCTGCGTGAGATTCGCGCGCATTACGGCCCGGGCACGGCGGTGCAAATCAGCGGCGGCGACCCCACTCTGCGGGCGGAAGACGAGCTGCTCGCAATTGTCCGCTGTGCCGCGGCGCTGGACTTGCAACCGGCGCTGCTCACCAACGGCATCAAAGCCACCCGCCCGCTGCTGGAGAAACTGGCTGCCGCCGGCCTTACCGACGTCGCTTTTCATGTCGATCTCACCATGAAGCTGCGCAAGGCCGACAAAAGCCTCTACACCAGCGAGGAAGAGTTGAATGAGCGGCGGCTGGAGTACATCGCGCGGGCGCGCGGTTTGAAGCTGGCGGTGATTTTCAACACCACGCTGTGTGCCAGGAATTTTCATGAACTGCCGATGCTGGTAAGGTTTTTCTGCACGCACGCCGACGTGGTGGGCATGTGCAGCTTTCAATTGCAGGCGGATACCGGCCGCGGGACACTGCGCGGCCGGCCCGGGGAGATCACGCCTGACAACGTCGTCCGCATCATCAACGAACAGGTCAAACACCGCATCAATTTCGACGTCTTCACCATCGGCCACCCGCAGTGCAATCGCGTGGGTTACTCGTTCGTCAGCAACGGCAATGCCTACGATCTCTGGCATGATCCCGGCATCATCAACCGCCTGGCGGACAAATTCGAGGGCGTAAAAATCGACCGCCGCGATCCCGCCGCCGCAGTCAAAAACCTGGCGCGGCACATCATCAAGCATCCCGTCTTGTTGTGGGAAGCCGCGAAGTTTGTGGGCGTGCACGCCTGGCGGATGAAGGGGGATCTGCTGCGCAGCGGCTTGCGGGTGCACAAGCTCAGCTTTTTCGTGCACAACTTCATGCACGCCCAGGCGCTCGATCCCGAACGCATCGCCAACTGTTCTTTCATGGTCATGACGGTGAACGGCCCGATGTCGATGTGTTTGCACAATGCCAATCGCGATGCCTACATCACCGCGCCCTTCGTGATCCGGCAGAATGGACAGGAACAAGTTTTCAACCCGGTGCGGCCCCACCGGCGGGCCTCCTGGGAGAGCAAAAAAGCCATGCTGGCTGGGCCGGCTGCTTCTGCAGTCCGGGCAGACAGCGCCTCGGGTTAAAGCGGCAGGATTGTCCCGCCCCCTGTTTGGGCGGCGCGCAGGTGCCAAAATCGGCATGAGGCTATGAAAATTGAATACCTCCTCTTCAATCTCTGCGTCCTTGCCGGGCCGCTGCTGATGAGCTTCGAGAAAAAGATTTACTTCTTCTCGCGCTGGCGCCCGGCAATGGCGGCCATCTTGCTGGTGGCACCCGGTTTTATTCTCTGGGATGCCGCAGTCACTGGCAGACACTGGTGGTTCAACCCCTCCTACACCCTCGACTTTCGTATTGCCGGCCTGCCTCTGGAAGAGTGGTTGTTCTTCTTCACCGTGCCGTTTGCCGCCTTGTTTGTCTGGGAAGTGATCGGCTTTTATCTGCCTGATCGCCGCCACGCCGCGGCCAAAGGTTTCGCACTGCTGCTGTGGCTGGCGCCCCTGCCGGGCGTGCTCGCGCTTTGCCACGGCCGGGAATACACCGGCCTCATGCTTTTGGCGGTGAGTCTCACGGCGGTGCTCGATCGTCTGCTGCAGACGCGCTTGTTGAGCAGGCAGCGGGTGCTGCTCTATTTCGCTGCCACGCTGATGCTGAATGTGATCTGCAACGGCTATTTGACCGCGCGGCCCGTGGTGGTTTACAACGCGGCACATCATCTTGGCCTGCGAGTGGGCACGATTCCGATTGAAGATTTTGGCTACGGCTTTGCCTTGATCATGCCGGTCACAATACTCTATGAGAAGTTCCGTGGGACAGCGCCGGCTTAAACATGTGCTGGTGATCGGCGCCGGTCTGGGCGCCCTGAGCGCGGCAGTGCGTCTGGCGCGCATGGGGTTTCGTGTCACCGTGTTCGAAAAAAATGCCGAAATCGGCGGCAAAGCCGGCGAACGCCTGTTGCACGGCTATCGCTTCGATACCGGTCCCTCCCTGCTCACCATGCCATTTGTGGTGGATGAGCTGTTTGCTTTTGCGGGCTGTGCGCGCGAACAGTTTCTGCATTATGTGCCGCTGGAGCCGATTTGCCGCTATTTCTTTCCCGACGGCACCCGCCTGGATGCCAGCTCCGATCCTGCCCGGATGAAGGCGGAAATCGCCCGGCTTTCCGCCCGCGAGGCCGCGCAATACGAGAAGTTTCTGGCGTACAGCCGCCGCATTTATCAACTCACGGCGGAGATTTTTCTTTTTTCCCCGTTTCATGAATGGCGCAGACTGCTGCGCCGGCGAAATTGGCGGACGCTGTTTTCCCTGCCGCTCCTCGATCCCTGGCGCACCGTGCATCAGGGAGTGGCCCGCTTCTTTTCGGATGCGCGCCTGCTGCAATTGTTCGACCGCTACGCCACCTACAATGGCTCGAATCCCTATCGCGCGCCGGCGACGCTCAACATCATTCCTCATGTCGAGTATGAACTGGGCGGCTATTACATTCAGGGCGGCATGCGGCGTCTGGTGACGGCGCTCGCACAAGTGATGCAGCATCTCGGTGTCGAGCTGCACATCTCCCATCGTGTCGAGAAAATTTTGCATGATGGCAAAAAAGTCACCGGCCTGCAGGTCGAGGGCGAAAAGGTGGCGGGGGATTATGTGCTCTGCGGACAGGACGTGGTGGTGGCATATGAACAATCGCTCGAAGGGTTTGACCGGCGGCGGCGGCAACTGCGCCGGTTGGAACCCTCCTGTTCCGGTCTGGTTTTTCTCTGGGGTGTGCGCCGGACGCATGAGCAGCTCCTGCATCACAACATTTTCTTCTCGCATGATTACCGCCGCGAGTTCGAAGAAATCTTTGATGAATTGCTGCCGCCGCAAGACCCCACCATCTACCTGGCCATCACCAGCAAGAGCGATCCCGCGCACGCTCCCGGTGGCGGGGAAAACTGGTTTGTGCTGCTGAACATGCCCTATTTGTCCGGCCGGTGTGATTGGCGGAAGGAGTGGCCGCAGGTGCGCGAGCGCGTCCTGACCAAGCTGCGTCGCTTTGGCCTCGAAGTCGCCAGCGCCATTGCAGTGGAGGAGGTCATCACCCCGCAGGATTTTTACGATCTCTATCTGAGCAATCGCGGCAGCATTTACGGCATTTCCTCCAATCGCCGCAGCACGGCTTTTCGCCGGCCGCCGAATCGCAGCCGCGATCTCGAAGGCCTGTACTTTGCGGGCGGCGCGACCCATCCCGGCGGCGGCATCCCGCTGGTGTTGCTCTCCGGCAAACTGGCTGCGGAATTGATTGCCGGGCATGCAGCCCGGAGCTGAGACCGAAACCGGAACACCGGGGAAAATGACAAATCCTGTTGGAGGGGATTGCAGCCGGTGCTGCGTAGTGTTTAAAACAAAACCCTGCAACGCGGCCCCCGCCGGCAGGTTTGAGAGGAAGAAGGCGGCGTTACGCCGCGTGAAATCTGCAACGAAATATCCCGACTGAACAACCGGGTTGATGTGAGACCATGACAAGCAAAAGAAAAATCGTTGTTATTGGTTCGGGTTTTGGTGGCTTGGCGGTGGCGATCCGGCTGCAGGCGGCCGGTTTCGCAGTCACCCTGCTGGAAAAAAACGCCATGGTGGGCGGCCATGCCTGCCAGCTCAAGCAGCAGGGTTACACGTTCGACATGGGCCCTTCGCTGATCACGGCGCCGGACATCATCCAGGCGGTCTTTGCCAGTGCCGGCCGGCACCTGGAAGACTATCTCGAACTGATGCCACTCAATCCGTTCTACCGCATCTATTACCATGATGGCAGCCATCTCGATTATTCCGGTGACGGGCCCGCCATGAAAGCACAAATCTCCGCCTTCCACCGGCGTGATGGTGCAAATTACGAACGCTTTCTGCGCGACAGCGGCGCGATCTATCACGCGGTCATTACCGACGGCCTCGGCACCACTCCCTTTCACGAACTGAAGACCATGCTCGCTTTTCTGCCGCGCGCCCTCCGCCTCAAAGCCCTGTATCCGGCATACTTTCTCGTCAGCCGCTATTTTCGCGATCCGCGCAATCGTTTCGCCTTCTCCTTTCATCCGCTGTTCATCGGCGGCAATCCTTTTCGCGCGCCCAGCGTTTACTTGATGATTCCCTATCTGGAAAAAGCCGGCGGCGTATGGTTCAGCCGCGGTGGCATGTACAGCCTGGTGCAGGCTTTCGAAAAGCTGTTTTTGGAATTGGGCGGCCGCCTGCAAACGCAGGCGGAAGTGACGGAAATCTTCGTTCGCAACGGCCGCGCCACCGGCGTCCTCGCGCGGGGGGAATTTCACAGCGCCGAGGCGGTGATCTCGAATGCCGATTGGGCGCATACCCATTTGCAGCTCCTCAAGCCGGAGCATCGCCGCCGGTGGACGGATCACAAGGTCAGGCGGCTGGACTATGCCATGAGTGCGTTCCTGCTCTATCTCGGTGTGCGCAAGCAATATCCCCGGCTGCTGCATCACACCCTGATCCTGTCGCCGCGCTATCGGGAGCTGGTGAAGGATATTTTTGATCGCAAGATTCTGCCGGAGGATTTTTCCATGTATTTGCATGTGCCGACGCGCACCGACCCCGGCATGGCTCCGCCCGGCTGCGAAAGCATGTATGTTTTGATTCCGGTTCCCAATCTTGCCGCCCGGGTGGATTGGCAAATGCAGGCGCGGCCCTTTGCCGACAAAGTACTGCGTTTTTTGGAGGAGGATTTTGGCCTGTCTGAGCTGCGCCGCCACCTCGAGGTGATGCAAATTTTCACGCCGCTCGATTTCAAGCTGCAGCGCAATTGTCATCTGGGCAGCGCCTGGGGGGTGGAGCCAAAACTGACCCAGACAGCTTATCTCCGGCCGCACAATCGCAGCAACGACATTCGCAACCTTTACTTTGTCGGGGCCAGTACGCATCCCGGTGCGGGTGTCCCCGGCGTTTTGCTCACCGCCGCGGCCACCGAGCGGTTGCTGCGACGGGATTTCGGCATGCCGGCGTTGCGTGTCACTGCCGGGACAGCCGGGCTTTGAGTCCGGCGGAATGTTGCCAGCCTCTCGCCATCCGCCGTCACGGCGGGCGTTTAGGGAGAGAACGTTACGGTGATGGAACCGTCACCCTTGCGGCGACTTGGCCGCACATGCTTTCAGGCTGTCCCGATTGGCAGACTGCAAGTCGGTGTGGGAGAAATCAGGAGTGCCTTTGCGAGAAACAATCATGAAATACTGGCAGGAAAAAAAGCATCGCATGGCGTTTGAACATGCCCGCCGTTCGACGGCTTACCATTCCAAAAGTTTTTACCTCTCCGCCCGCCTGCTGCCCGAGGAGAAGCGCTGGGCGACCTTCGCGGTGTACGGGTACTGCCGCTATGTTGACAACTTGATCGACAAGCAGCGCGGCCGCCACGCCGTCGAGATCGAGCGCGAGCTGGAGTTTCTGATTCATGAGCTGGAAACAGCCTATCGCACCGGCGAGTCCGAGCATCCCATCATTCAGCCTTTTATCGTCGCGGCACTGCGCCATGGTATCCCGATCAAACATCCCCTGGATCTGATCAGCGGGGTGCGTATGGATTTGCGTCATGTGCGCTATGCGACCTTCGACGAACTTTATCCGTTTTGCTACAAAGTGGCGGCGGTTGTCGGCCTGATGATGACCCACATCTTTGGTTATCACTCGCCCGCCGCCTTCGCCTACGCGGAAAAGCTCGGCATCGCGATGCAATTGACCAACATTCTGCGCGATATTCAGGAGGATCGCCGCATGGGCCGCATTTATCTGCCGCTGGCGGAATTGCATGCCTACCACTGCACCGAGCAAAACATTCTGGCGGAG
Proteins encoded in this window:
- a CDS encoding DUF547 domain-containing protein; the encoded protein is MTPVFATAGGCHGRFRLWWQLLPAALCLFPLCSVLGAAGGPDHSLFTAILRDHVRAGAVNYRALKEDARLPQYLAMLQQTDPAVLTVRRERLAFWLNAYNAFTLHYVISKYPVKSLMNKLAYATGGGTFKTKFITINGVKYSLNDIENDIIRPMGDPRIHLALVCGAKSCPPLRAEAYVADRLEEQLEEQGRLFLSQPEKNRFDFTNNEIHLSKIFDWFKDDFRKQGGSELDFIARFLPAEQAELLRARAATIKVKYTEYDWSLNE
- the crtI gene encoding phytoene desaturase family protein, whose translation is MRSSVGQRRLKHVLVIGAGLGALSAAVRLARMGFRVTVFEKNAEIGGKAGERLLHGYRFDTGPSLLTMPFVVDELFAFAGCAREQFLHYVPLEPICRYFFPDGTRLDASSDPARMKAEIARLSAREAAQYEKFLAYSRRIYQLTAEIFLFSPFHEWRRLLRRRNWRTLFSLPLLDPWRTVHQGVARFFSDARLLQLFDRYATYNGSNPYRAPATLNIIPHVEYELGGYYIQGGMRRLVTALAQVMQHLGVELHISHRVEKILHDGKKVTGLQVEGEKVAGDYVLCGQDVVVAYEQSLEGFDRRRRQLRRLEPSCSGLVFLWGVRRTHEQLLHHNIFFSHDYRREFEEIFDELLPPQDPTIYLAITSKSDPAHAPGGGENWFVLLNMPYLSGRCDWRKEWPQVRERVLTKLRRFGLEVASAIAVEEVITPQDFYDLYLSNRGSIYGISSNRRSTAFRRPPNRSRDLEGLYFAGGATHPGGGIPLVLLSGKLAAELIAGHAARS
- a CDS encoding lycopene cyclase domain-containing protein, giving the protein MKIEYLLFNLCVLAGPLLMSFEKKIYFFSRWRPAMAAILLVAPGFILWDAAVTGRHWWFNPSYTLDFRIAGLPLEEWLFFFTVPFAALFVWEVIGFYLPDRRHAAAKGFALLLWLAPLPGVLALCHGREYTGLMLLAVSLTAVLDRLLQTRLLSRQRVLLYFAATLMLNVICNGYLTARPVVVYNAAHHLGLRVGTIPIEDFGYGFALIMPVTILYEKFRGTAPA
- a CDS encoding phytoene/squalene synthase family protein — protein: MRETIMKYWQEKKHRMAFEHARRSTAYHSKSFYLSARLLPEEKRWATFAVYGYCRYVDNLIDKQRGRHAVEIERELEFLIHELETAYRTGESEHPIIQPFIVAALRHGIPIKHPLDLISGVRMDLRHVRYATFDELYPFCYKVAAVVGLMMTHIFGYHSPAAFAYAEKLGIAMQLTNILRDIQEDRRMGRIYLPLAELHAYHCTEQNILAEQMTPGFRELMAFQVNRAHSYYDAAEAGIALLHDDARFAVYAASRIYRGILRRLESRHYNPFLGRVYVPKHTKLSIVLEEVLRTKMSAAHGALACPVETS
- the crtI gene encoding phytoene desaturase family protein produces the protein MTSKRKIVVIGSGFGGLAVAIRLQAAGFAVTLLEKNAMVGGHACQLKQQGYTFDMGPSLITAPDIIQAVFASAGRHLEDYLELMPLNPFYRIYYHDGSHLDYSGDGPAMKAQISAFHRRDGANYERFLRDSGAIYHAVITDGLGTTPFHELKTMLAFLPRALRLKALYPAYFLVSRYFRDPRNRFAFSFHPLFIGGNPFRAPSVYLMIPYLEKAGGVWFSRGGMYSLVQAFEKLFLELGGRLQTQAEVTEIFVRNGRATGVLARGEFHSAEAVISNADWAHTHLQLLKPEHRRRWTDHKVRRLDYAMSAFLLYLGVRKQYPRLLHHTLILSPRYRELVKDIFDRKILPEDFSMYLHVPTRTDPGMAPPGCESMYVLIPVPNLAARVDWQMQARPFADKVLRFLEEDFGLSELRRHLEVMQIFTPLDFKLQRNCHLGSAWGVEPKLTQTAYLRPHNRSNDIRNLYFVGASTHPGAGVPGVLLTAAATERLLRRDFGMPALRVTAGTAGL
- a CDS encoding TIGR04283 family arsenosugar biosynthesis glycosyltransferase, producing MTDPLDKPQPLAVSIIIPTWNEAGQIADLAGSLAGQPGVELIFVDGGSNDGTWQKIAEMKHRLPGIHLLHAPRSRSRQMNAGARLARGEWLLFLHADTKLPLASLQAFLQTAAQDTRLVAGAFRFRVTHPRRVYRYLEWYVALRCRLLKLPYGDQALFVKRQVFAKSGGFREDFPLMEDLEFVRRLNRAPGFRVLSAPVYTSARRYEAEGFCKRGWNNLRLQFLYACGVPPVRLAADYWKSAGGSQPIFAEQSMPTVQPVEQGSTNANIHGTGQQWPGAAECKARTWSRLSPHLRTPEQWLGRRKAIGCVSLEITQRCNLDCELCYLSEMSEATLDPPLVALEQRLREIRAHYGPGTAVQISGGDPTLRAEDELLAIVRCAAALDLQPALLTNGIKATRPLLEKLAAAGLTDVAFHVDLTMKLRKADKSLYTSEEELNERRLEYIARARGLKLAVIFNTTLCARNFHELPMLVRFFCTHADVVGMCSFQLQADTGRGTLRGRPGEITPDNVVRIINEQVKHRINFDVFTIGHPQCNRVGYSFVSNGNAYDLWHDPGIINRLADKFEGVKIDRRDPAAAVKNLARHIIKHPVLLWEAAKFVGVHAWRMKGDLLRSGLRVHKLSFFVHNFMHAQALDPERIANCSFMVMTVNGPMSMCLHNANRDAYITAPFVIRQNGQEQVFNPVRPHRRASWESKKAMLAGPAASAVRADSASG